In Aedes albopictus strain Foshan chromosome 3, AalbF5, whole genome shotgun sequence, the following are encoded in one genomic region:
- the LOC109428103 gene encoding uncharacterized protein LOC109428103 isoform X2, translated as MQNGTAQVALVQEPYFRKGNFYLGNLVNPVFATFSKNEMANSRVMPRACVLVNNAIVATLISKLTTRDVCAISIDVSVGNLNRKYVYCSVYLPHDEPSPTDAFKHVIAYCTSKGLPLIVGSDANAHHIIWGSSDINLRGSSLMEYLSSTDLGLLNIGNRPTFMVSGREEVLDITLCSSRISHELTNWHVSDEESLSDHRYILFEHVNVTSQTLRFRNPRSTNWDLFTDLVAAKFHGYSPSIDTPSDLDDAVDTTTAFIMEAFEETCPLRSVKTTRGTPWWNSDLAKLRKQCRKSWNRRHSAGSEAFRSARKAYQKALRSAERSGWKNLCTNVSSLSEAS; from the coding sequence atgcaaaatggtacagcccaagtggcgttagtccaagaaccttactttcgtaaggggaatttctatttaggaaaccttgtgaatccggtgtttgctactttcagtaaaaatgaaatggcaaactcacgtgtcatgcctcgagcatgtgtgcttgtcaacaacgcaatcgttgctacactcatatctaaactaactaccagagatgtatgtgctatatcaattgatgtatctgttggaaacctcaacaggaaatacgtttattgttcggtttatttaccgcatgatgaaccatcccctacggatgctttcaaacatgtcattgcatactgcacttcaaaaggccttccgctaattgttggtagtgatgctaatgctcaccatataatctggggcagctcagacatcaatttgagaggctccagtttgatggaatacttaagtagtacagatcttggattacttaacataggcaaccgcccaaccttcatggtatctggtagagaggaagtgttagacataacgctttgctctagcagaattagtcatgagctgaccaattggcatgtgtcagatgaagaatctttatctgaccatcgttacatcttgtttgaacatgtgaatgttacttcgcaaactttgcgtttcaggaatccccggtcaaccaactgggatctctttaccgatctggttgcagccaaatttcatggatactcaccatcaattgacactccaagtgatttagatgatgccgttgatactacaacggccttcatcatggaagcttttgaagaaacctgccctctgcggtctgtgaagaccacaagaggaaccccttggtggaactccgatctggcgaagctcaggaaacaatgtagaaagagttggaacagacgacattcggctggatcggaggctttcaggtcggctcgcaaggcctaccagaaagctcttcggtctgctgaacgatccggctggaaaaacctttgtacaaatgtttccagtctgagtgaagccagttga
- the LOC109428103 gene encoding uncharacterized protein K02A2.6-like isoform X1, translating into MAQSNISSTLEPFRKGSSFGDWVERLGFFFNMNKVPDNEKRDHFVTLSGPVIFRELKLLYPNSNLAEVPYTEMVTKLKARLDKIESDLVQRLKFNVRVQQPDESLEDFVLSVKLQAEFCNYENFKKMAILDRILAGVRDKSLQQRLLNEDKPEDKLTLERAEKIITTWEMAKYNAQNMDYGSNADQIASLKTKGFPGARLNKLAATFQLAARNNSNTGVSENRGPVKNRLGYSPYQRNQWKRKQNRQWRNRGQDEEEKGRKFNRRDYSQMVCDFCGIKGHIKRKCYKLKNMNRDAVNMIDADTSGSNPDEFLSKMVSRMRTDSESENEVDGEINVLQCMHVSSVCKISDPCLLRVKIDNVWVDMEVDCGSSVTVMSKKQYFDHFSRNLTPSRRNLVVVNGTSLVIEGEVEVLVNFKGISSYLKLLVLNGENNFTPLLGRPWLDVFFPNWRNFFVNSITTSLNTNQSLLNEIKNNYKDVFVKDFSTPIKGFDADLVLKSEIPIFKKAYDVPYRLRDKVLEHLTKLEHEKVITPIKTSQWASPVIVVMKKNNEIRLVIDCKVSVNKLIIPNTYPLPTAQDVFAGLAGCKVFCSLDLQGAYTQLSLSERSRKFMVINTIKGLYKYNRLPQGASSSASIFQQVMDQILNGIENVSVYLDDVLIAGKDLDDCKKKLFLVLERLQKANIKVNWDKCKFFVTELVHLGHVISENGLKPCMDKISTIENARVPRNESELKSFLGLINYYHKFVPNLSSKLYHLYKLLRTDVKFEWNDNCNKAFEESKKALMEANFLEFYDPNKPIVIVSDASSYGLGGVIAHVIDEVEKPIYFTSFSLNAAQQKYPILHLEALALVCTVKKFHKFLYGKKFLIYTDHKPLVGIFGKQGRNSIYATKLQRFVLELAIYDFDIQYRPSKRMGNADFCSRFPLNHAVPAECDVELVNSINFGRELPLDFSVIASKTKEDAFLQNVMSFMTNGWPTKMNKQYIDVYANQQDLELVDDCLLYQNRVVIPVAMKDRILKLLHANHAGIVKMKRLARQNSNWKRTNHGASRSTSCM; encoded by the exons ATGGCCCAATCCAACATCAGCAGTACGTTGGAACCATTCCGTAAAGGTAGTTCATTTGGGGATTGGGTCGAAAGACTGGGTTTCTTCTTCAatatgaacaaggttcctgacaATGAAAAGCGGGACCATTTTGTTACTTTGAGTGGCCCTGTAATTTTTAGGGAACTTAAATTGCTATACCCTAATAGCAACTTGGCAGAAGTTCCTTACACAGAAATGGTTACCAAATTAAAAGCACGATTGGACAAAATAGAATCAGATTTGGTTCAGCGATTAAAATTTAATGTAAGGGTGCAGCAACCGGatgaatctttagaggatttcGTGTTGTCTGTAAAACTGCAAGCTGAATTCTGTAATTATGAGAATTTCAAAAAGATGGCTATTCTTGACCGCATTCTTGCCGGTGTCCGCGATAAATCCCTTCAACAAAGATTGTTGAATGAGGATAAACCAGAGGACAAACTTACTTTAGAAAGAGCTGAAAAGATAATAACGACCTGGGAAATGGCCAAGTACAATGCTCAGAATATGGACTACGGCAGCAATGCAGATCAAATAGCATCTTTAAAGACTAAAGGTTTCCCTGGGGCAAGGCTAAATAAGTTGGCAGCAACTTTTCAATTGGCTGCCAGAAACAATAGCAATACAGGGGTTAGCGAAAATCGCGGTCCGGTCAAAAATAGGCTGGGTTATTCCCCTTAccaaaggaatcaatggaagcgGAAGCAGAACAGGCAGTGGAGGAATCGTGGACAGGACGAAGAGGAGAAAGGTCGTAAATTCAACCGGCGCGACTACTCACAAATGGTGTGTGACTTTTGTGGCATCAAAGGTCACATTAAGCGGAAGTgctataaattaaaaaacatgaaCAGGGACGCCGTGAATATGATTGATGCAGACACTTCAGGATCCAACCCGGACGAGTTTTTAAGCAAGATGGTCAGCCGGATGCGAACGGATTCAGAAAGCGAGAATGAAGTGGATGGTGAGATAAATGTTCTTCAATGTATGCATGTGTCGTCTGTTTGTAAGATTAGTGATCCCTGTCTGTTGAGAGTTAAAATTGATAATGTTTGGGTTGATATGGAAGTAGACTGTGGCTCGTCTGTGACTGTAATgagtaaaaaacaatattttgatcATTTTTCAAGAAACTTAACTCCCAGTCGGCGAAATTTAGTCGTTGTGAATGGCACAAGCCTTGTGATAGAGGGAGAGGTTGAAGTTTTAGTTAATTTTAAAGGAATATCATCATATTTGAAACTTTTGGTGCTGAATGGTGAAAATAACTTCACGCCCCTATTAGGACGTCCTTGGTTGGATGTATTTTTTCCGAATTGGAGAAACTTTTTCGTAAATTCAATTACTACAAGCTTGAATACAAATCAATCTTTATTGAATGAGATTAAAAATAACTACAAGGATGTTTTTGTTAAAGATTTTTCAACTCCAATTAAAGGTTTTGACGCTGATTTGGTCCTAAAATCAGAGATACCGATTTTCAAGAAGGCTTACGATGTACCTTATCGGTTGCGTGATAAAGTTTTAGAACATTTGACAAAGTTGGAACATGAGAAAGTAATTACACCAATAAAAACGAGTCAATGGGCTTCTCCTGTAATTGTGGTAATGAAAAAGAATAATGAAATACGGCTGGTAATAGATTGCAAAGTTTCGGTAAATAAATTGATTATTCCAAATACGTACCCGTTGCCCACAGCTCAAGATGTTTTCGCGGGTTTAGCTGGTTGTAAGGTTTTTTGTTCTTTGGACCTTCAAGGTGCCTATACTCAACTATCCTTGTCGGAAAGATCAAGAAAGTTTATGGTAATAAATACCATTAAAGGACTTTACAAATACAACCGACTACCACAGGGTGCATCATCCAGCGCTTCAATCTTTCAGCAGGTAATGGACCAGATTCTAAATGGAATAGAAAATGTGTCTGTTTATTTGGACGATGTTTTGATTGCTGGAAAGGACTTGGATGATTGCAAAAAGAAATTATTTTTAGTGCTAGAAAGGCTACAAAAAGCGAACATCAAAGTAAATTGGgacaaatgtaaattttttgtGACGGAACTGGTTCACCTGGGGCATGTGATTAGTGAAAATGGGTTGAAGccatgtatggacaaaatttctaCTATTGAAAACGCTAGAGTGCCTCGAAATGAGTCGGAATTGAAATCTTTTTTAGGATTGATCAACTATTACCACAAATTTGTCCCTAATTTATCATCTAAACTTTATCATTTATATAAACTATTGAGGACAGACGTTAAATTTGAGTGGAATGATAACTGCAATAAAGCCTTTGAGGAAAGTAAAAAAGCACTGATGGAAGCAAATTTTTTGGAATTTTATGACCCGAATAAACCGATAGTAATAGTTTCGGATGCTTCAAGTTATGGTTTAGGTGGTGTAATAGCTCATGTAATTGATGAAGTTGAAAAACCGATATATTTTACTTCTTTCTCATTGAATGCTGCCCAACAAAAATATCCAATACTCCATTTAGAAGCATTAGCCTTAGTATGTACGGTGAAAAAGTTtcacaaatttttgtatggcaaaAAGTTTTTAATTTACACGGACCATAAGCCACTGGTTGGAATTTTTGGCAAACAAGGACGAAACTCAATTTATGCCACTAAACTACAGCGATTTGTACTGGAACTAGCAATTTATGATTTTGACATTCAATATAGGCCATCAAAACGTATGGGAAACGCCGATTTTTGTTCGCGTTTTCCATTAAATCATGCTGTTCCAGCAGAATGTGACGTGGAATTAGTCAACAGTATAAATTTTGGTAGGGAACTCCCCCTTGATTTCTCAGTGATAGCTAGTAAGACAAAAGAGGATGCCTTTCTACAAAACGTGATGTCATTTATGACAAATGGTTGGCCAACAAAAATGAACAAGCAGTACATAGACGTGTATGCTAATCAACAAGATTTGGAACTTGTTGATGATTGTCTGTTGTACCAAAATAGAGTGGTGATACCTGTAGCAATGAAAGACCGGATTCTAAAACTTTTACATGCAAATCATGCGGGAATAGTCAAAATGAAGAGACTAGCAAGACAAA ATTCAAATTGGAAGCGTACAAACCATGGCGCATCGCGGTCAACTTCGTGTATGTAA